Proteins co-encoded in one Apus apus isolate bApuApu2 chromosome 22, bApuApu2.pri.cur, whole genome shotgun sequence genomic window:
- the LOC127393341 gene encoding NF-kappa-B inhibitor delta-like produces MRAHALAAAERMKPLRRLDAKEHRGKTPLLVAVTARQPAIVCDLIQAGADVNAVDNKGQSALHLAATYGYTQVLQVILSLGFPLDLEMKDFEGHTPLHCAVLAHNTLLRELGCQMLTEEQQKNLQHQSKELESCIHLLVQTGASIYSRDVKSNKTVLHYTVQDGNISLLRYFLELNAFKSKDFVNNKAHGNTALHMAAALPRDKNQKEIVQLLLDHGADPSIRNLDNDQPIHMAPSGKAGDQVRHLLRKGKIASAFVSCRQNSRS; encoded by the exons ATGAGGGCGCATGCATTGGCAGCTGCCGAGCGCATGAAACCGCTGCGAAGACTGGATGCCAAGGAGCACAGAGGAAAG ACTCCTCTGCTGGTGGCTGTCACTGCCAGGCAGCCAGCTATTGTCTGTGATTTGatccaggcaggagcagatgtCAATGCTGTGGACAACAAAGGGCAGTCAGCTCTACATCTTGCTGCAACATACGGGTACACCCAAGTGCTCCAG GTGATACTGTCCCTGGGTTTCCCTCTTGATTTAGAAATGAAGGATTTTGAAG GCCATACCCCCCTGCACTGTGCTGTTCTGGCTCACAACACCCTGCTCCGGGAGCTGGGCTGCCAGATGTtgacagaggagcagcagaaaaatcttcAGCACCAGAGCAAGGAGCTGGAGTCCTGCATCCACCTCCTGGTGCAGACAGGAGCCTCCATCTACAGCCGG gatgtgaaaagcaacaaaacagtTCTTCATTATACAGTCCAGGATGGGAACATCTCCCTGCTCAGATACTTCTTGGAGCTGAATGCTTTCAAGTCCAAGGACTTTGTCAACAACAAG GCACATGGCAACACAGCTTTGCACATGGCAGCTGCATTGCCTCGTGACAAGAACCAGAAAGAGATTGTCCAGCTGCTCCTTGACCACGGGGCAGACCCAAGCATCCGAAACTTGGACAATGACCAGCCCATCCACATGGCTCCTTCTGGAAAAGCTGGGGATCAG GTGAGGCACTtgctgaggaaagggaaaattGCTTCTGCCTTCGTTTCCTGCCGCCAGAACTCCAGGTCCTAG
- the POU2AF1 gene encoding POU domain class 2-associating factor 1 isoform X1, with protein sequence MHWQKSSAPEQQPQPRPYQGVRVKEPVKELLKRKRGNLHNATATAAATVVLPHQPLPSYSPMGQPCIEMDVAAPAVPLPDEGALCSGWISQPSPTSLQPLTQWTTYPDYVSHEAVSCPYTADMYVQPVCPSYTLVGPSSVLTYTSQPLITNFAPRSNPPSVVPPLEGTEQQPPLTYFPWGQPLSALPAPTLQYQPASSTLSGPQFVPLPISIPEPAPQELEDARRVIGTLPIEKLLLEDEDNDTYVLNHALSVEGL encoded by the exons ATGCACTGGCAAAAAT cttctgctccagagcagcagccacagcctcgCCCCTATCAAGGTGTCCGTGTCAAAGAGCCAGTGAAGGAGCTGTTGAAAAGGAAACGGGGAAATCTTCATAATGCCACTGCAACTGCAGCTGCAACG GTCGTTTTGCCCCACCAGCCGCTTCCTTCCTACTCACCAATGG GCCAGCCTTGCATTGAGATGGACGTGGCTGCCCCTGCAGTGCCTCTCCCTGATGAAGGAGCTCTCTGTTCCGGCTGGATCTCCCAGCCCTCTCCCACATCCTTACAGCCCTTAACTCAGTGGACCACTTACCCTGATTATGTGTCCCACGAAGCAGTCAGCTGTCCATACACAGCAGATATGTATGTTCAGCCCGTGTGTCCCAGTTACACACTGGTTGGACCATCATCTGTTCTGACTTACACCTCTCAGCCACTGATCACCAACTTTGCA CCCCGGAGCAACCCCCCCTCTGTGGTGCCTCCGCTGGAGGGGACggagcagcagccacctctcACGTACTTCCCGTGGGGACAGCCCCTCTCTGCACTGCCAGCCCCCACTCTGCAGTACCAGCCAGCTTCTTCCACGCTTTCTGGGCCCCAGTTTGTACCCCTGCCCATCTCCATTCCTGAGCCAGccccccaggagctggaggatgcCAGACGAGTCATCGGCACGCTGCCCATCGAGAAGCTGCTCCTAGAAGATGAAGACAATGATACGTATGTTTTAAACCATGCTCTCTCTGTTGAAGGGCTATAA
- the POU2AF1 gene encoding POU domain class 2-associating factor 1 isoform X2, with translation MLFFSASAPEQQPQPRPYQGVRVKEPVKELLKRKRGNLHNATATAAATVVLPHQPLPSYSPMGQPCIEMDVAAPAVPLPDEGALCSGWISQPSPTSLQPLTQWTTYPDYVSHEAVSCPYTADMYVQPVCPSYTLVGPSSVLTYTSQPLITNFAPRSNPPSVVPPLEGTEQQPPLTYFPWGQPLSALPAPTLQYQPASSTLSGPQFVPLPISIPEPAPQELEDARRVIGTLPIEKLLLEDEDNDTYVLNHALSVEGL, from the exons atgctttttttctcagcttctgctccagagcagcagccacagcctcgCCCCTATCAAGGTGTCCGTGTCAAAGAGCCAGTGAAGGAGCTGTTGAAAAGGAAACGGGGAAATCTTCATAATGCCACTGCAACTGCAGCTGCAACG GTCGTTTTGCCCCACCAGCCGCTTCCTTCCTACTCACCAATGG GCCAGCCTTGCATTGAGATGGACGTGGCTGCCCCTGCAGTGCCTCTCCCTGATGAAGGAGCTCTCTGTTCCGGCTGGATCTCCCAGCCCTCTCCCACATCCTTACAGCCCTTAACTCAGTGGACCACTTACCCTGATTATGTGTCCCACGAAGCAGTCAGCTGTCCATACACAGCAGATATGTATGTTCAGCCCGTGTGTCCCAGTTACACACTGGTTGGACCATCATCTGTTCTGACTTACACCTCTCAGCCACTGATCACCAACTTTGCA CCCCGGAGCAACCCCCCCTCTGTGGTGCCTCCGCTGGAGGGGACggagcagcagccacctctcACGTACTTCCCGTGGGGACAGCCCCTCTCTGCACTGCCAGCCCCCACTCTGCAGTACCAGCCAGCTTCTTCCACGCTTTCTGGGCCCCAGTTTGTACCCCTGCCCATCTCCATTCCTGAGCCAGccccccaggagctggaggatgcCAGACGAGTCATCGGCACGCTGCCCATCGAGAAGCTGCTCCTAGAAGATGAAGACAATGATACGTATGTTTTAAACCATGCTCTCTCTGTTGAAGGGCTATAA